DNA from Triticum aestivum cultivar Chinese Spring chromosome 7D, IWGSC CS RefSeq v2.1, whole genome shotgun sequence:
TCCActtatctcatcaacattcagccttTAGCTGCCTTGTAGGGTGTTAATCATATGGAGTGTCTCACCGGCCATTCTCCTGACTACCtagctcttcgtatgtttggatgtgtgtACCATGTTCTTCTCGCCCCGCGAGAACGCACCAAATTGATTGCTCAGTCGAttgagtgtgtttttcttggctacagAGATGAGCAGAAGGGCTATCGATGTTGGGATCCTGTTGGTCATCGGCTGCGCATTTTGCGTGATGTGACTTTCGATGAGTCTCATTCTTACTACCCGCGTCCTTCCTTCTCGAGCTTTTCTGTGGACGATATTTCTTTCCTTCTCCTTGATACACCCTCCTATGTGCCTCATGTATTGCCTCTTCCTCCGGCACGTCTCACTCTTCCTCATACACCGGCGACACCACCTTCCCCTCCATCCTCCTCCACACCATCCTCGCCGATATGTCGGCCTCTCTCTCGGTTTCCTCTCCACTACACTCGCTGTGCTCGTGTTGAGGATGATTCTACTGACGCACATTCCACTTCCGGAGCACCTCCTTTCACGCCTCCACCGGTTCATAATCTCCGTGCTCTGCCTCGCCCCCACTAGATCGCTATTCTCCTGACCGGTATGGTCTCTCTACtattgctgagcccacttcctatcgggCTGCCATGACTCAGgctgaatggcagcttgcgatggccgaggagattgctgcccttgagcgctctaGCACGTGGGATCTGGTTTCCCTTCCTTTCAGTGTTCGTCCCATCACATGCAAGTGGGTCTATACGATTAAGACTcactccgatggttctcttgagcgttataaAGCTCATCTTGTTGCTCGTGACTTTTAGCAGGAGCAGggacgcgattatgatgagacattcgcttctgtggcccacatgaccactatCCGCACTCTCCTTGTTGTGGCTTCGGTTCGTCATTGGTCTATGTCCCAGCTTGACGTTCAGAACGCCTTTCCcaatggtgagttgcgtgaggaggtttatatgcagccaccaccggggtactGTGTTCCTGATGGTATGGTCTGCCTCCTTTGACGCTCCCTCTATGGTCTcaaacaggcccctcgcgcctggttcgAGTGGTTTGCCTCTGCCGTGAATGTCGTTGTCTTCTCGCCCAATGATCATGATCCCACTTTGTTTCTTCACACACCTCCTCGTGGTCGGACTTTTCTCCTTCTGTACGTATAGATGACATGATCAGCACCATCGACGACTCTGATGCCTTTGTTAAGCCCCGCCTTCGCGACCAATTCCTAATGTCTGATCTTGGTCGccttcgctattttcttgggattgaggtttctTCGACCTCTGCTGGCTTCTTCATCTCCCAGGAAAAAATATATTCCAgatcttcttgctcgagccgccctATGTGATGAGCGCACTGctgtgactcctatggagctcaacgttcaACTTCGTGTTCTGACGGTGAtcctcttcctaatcccactctCTATCGCCACCTCGTTGGGAGGCTTGTCTATCTAGCTGTTAGTCATCCTGACATATCCTATCCTATCCACATTATCAGTCAGTTcgtttcagcccccacctctgtccactatagtcacctcctttgtgttctacgatatcttcgtggcacgatctatCACCGCCTTTTTTTCCATGCTCCAGCTCTCTCcagctccaggcctactctgatgctacgtcggctagtgatccttctgatcgacgctcgctgtcagcttactgtgtctttcttggcggccctctcattgcctggaagacaaggaaacagactgcagtttctcgcttgagtacagaggctgagttgcgagcgaGTGCTATGTTGTCGGGTGAGGTGATCTGGTTATGATGGTTACTTGAGGACTTTGGTGTATCTGCTAGTACATCGAGTCACTTATTATCAGCCAGTACatgtgctatcagtattgcgcgtgacgcggtgaagcatgagctcaccaaccacatcggtgtggatgcctcctttgtgcgtgctgctgtgcaggatcagattCTTGCTCTTCACTACTCCCTCTGTCcttaaaagagtgtacttccaactttgttgaagGGTCAATCTATCCTAAAGTTTggccgagtttgtgcaaaaatatgtcaatgcttgtgaaaccaaataggtatatgacgAAAATATATTTTGTCATGAagctaatgctactaatttgatggcacaAATGTTGGtttattattgtataaatacggtcaaacataaaaaagttTGAACTTCTTCCCAGAGGCACAGACTCGAGTGCAGCATGGGTTCTTTCCCTCCAAACTTAGTGTTGTTAACCCACCATGAGTTtggggggtgttagatgtgtatagtccccTTTTCTGTATATCCCCATTATATAAGGGGCTTCCTGCACTTTACCACACATGTACATATATTGGCCTTTGGCCCCTTGTGAATGTTAGTTGCTCATTATCCAACAATGATCATCAACATTTCACAGCGTCCCTGTATAGAAGTGACATAGAGGAGTAGCAAGTAGGAGATGGGTGCTGCAGAAGGACAAACTGGTGATTCAGAACAAGCGATCATGACATGATGAAAGCGTCGCAAGCTTCAGGCGCATCCCATGCAAAGTTAACGTCCTTGTTCTGCATCAGACATGAGACATCAAGGTTCCAAAAGCTACGGTGCATGCCTGACGTTTAGTCTACTCTGGAACGCCCATTCTTACTCCTTGGAAGCATAGCACCATGAAGCTTTTGTGTTGTGTAtagattgactattcgtcaccctggatgaggaatagttattcttcactcTCTCTATTTTAACATCAAAGCACCGTAATTTTATGTTTCATCAATTTTGCCTTATTCTAGACGTAAAATGAGAACGTAGGAAAATGTATAATCGCcataaaaatattttatgttatgtaaaattattAATATAAAAATACAGTGTAAACTATacataaaatgcaatttttgaatcTTGTGACCTATATATTtgttttcttatgccaaattttagTAGTGAATAATATGAATGTACCTATTTGTATTTCAAATGTAATTTATTTGTGAaacgatcgtaagattacctcgggtgaaaaaTAACTTATTTCTGTACCCTAGATGATGAATAGTATTACTATATGTATAATAACGGTAACTAAGCCTGACTGTAGAATAGCTTATTATACACCCCTAGTAACGCTCTATTCAAAATATAGTAGCGTATCATACAAAATTTGTTTCACAATGTAGTAAATTAAAAACTTGTacagtatttttttcataattattAAATTTTATACAGTGTTTTACTAGATTTTTTACATAGCGTTACTAGGTGTGTAGAACTATTCTACACTCAGCTTTCGCaaacatatttttttcttttgaaaaaggaGGTTGAACCCCTTGCCTTAACCAATTTCATGAAATTATTCAACAAAGCCTTATAAGATAAAACATTAGGCCAATTTTATTAAATTATGCAACAAAGCCTTACAAGATAAAACATTGATCTATTCAAAGCCACACTCTAGGAGACAAGTGTCGCCACACCTACAACCTTAATGATGGGGGTGGTCATGATCTGGGCGCCCTGACCTTACACCTATGCACATCACCTAAAACCGAAGCACCGGTTTAGCAGATCCTTAACGCGCACCGCATGCGCACGCTCCAAAAGTCGTTGTAGCCTTCTTTCGCGAACCCATCTTCAGGACGGGGGTCAACGCATAGACCTTGCCAGACTTGCCATCAACGCCATAAGGATGCCAGACAACGCCACCGCCCTGCATGGGTGCATCATCATGAGACCGCCGCCGAGACCCCGTTACACGAAGCCGCCGAGACTCGCCGTCTTTGACTAGGAAGAAAGCATGCCGCTCCACCTCAGCACCCCTCCAGCCAGCACTTGCCCTAAAAAACAATGCCCTCGGGAGGGAGAACGACACCACGCGCTGCCGTCGTCTGATCCAGATCTCCCCAATTAAGGGTTTCCCTAGAGTAGCCCTGGCTGGAAGACGAGAGCTATAGCAgcgatgccttcaacaaggtaacgacacaAATACACCGCCATCGCCCGCCATGACCAAAGTCGGCCCGTTTTTCACCGGCAGCCGCACATCCCCGAAGCCGCAGCCGGCTAGATCGTCACCAACCACGAGGTCAGTGCCGCCACCATCATCTGGAGCCATTCCCTAGCTTTCGATCCGTGAACCCAAAGTGTTGTGGTTCTCCCGCATCTAGCGTCGTCAACTTCAGATATAGCTCCAGCCGCCACGCGCCTCCTACGACGAAACTGGGCACGGGATCCCGTGAATCGCCGCCCCGGAGGCACCGCCACATGGAGCCACCTTCTCGCCAGTCATCCCCGGCGGAGGGGCGCTGCCGCCAGCATTTTCGTAGCCAATGCTTTGAGGTCCTTGTGCCTCAAACCGGTCACACCGTTGCCAAGTCTGCCGTCCTCGCGATGCCATCGGAGCAACGTCGTTCCGCCAGGAGGAACAACCGCAGGAGGAGGATCTCGCACCACCGTGCACTGCCCCTTTAGATAGCCGCGAGTTGCCAGATCCCCGCCGTCCCCTTCACCAGCGGCACGCGGGCTTTCCCGGCGTCCGCCTCTGGGGATgacgaggggagagaggggagggaggagggggctgcggcggcgggggaggCCAGGGTTTACTCCCTCGGTCCTCCTGGAGGAAGTGACGTGAGGGAGCCTCTTCCTTTGTTCCTTCGGAAACTGAAATACTCTGTTGAGAATTGAGATGCTGCGATTTTTTGCTTCACCATTTTTCTAAATAAAGGGAGAACTTTCCAACTCTGCATGGAAAGACTACAACAACCAGATTTGCACATGTTAAAGAACATAGTTTGGATGCGTTATATAGGGAAAGCTTGAAGAACCACTTGAAAAACTTACAAAACTAGAAACCATTTTTTAAAATATAAATCAACAATATTCAGAATATCGAATTAGTAGCCACAACTTCACTACGTGCATGCCGGGAGAAAACCCATCTGTATTGTCTCTAGCGCCTCTTTGTATGTATGAACCCTtctcacgtctctctctctctctctctctctctctctctctcagagagagagaggaaaaacaAAGAACATGGGATGCTCGGTATGGCAAAAGATCTTTGGAGTGAGTGAGAGAGATATTGGGATCTTACGTGATTGATGATATTGGGAATTAAAACCTTATCTCTCTCTTTTTGCATCGATCCTAAGCATCCGTCGCCTTGCCTAATTTTGTGTAGATCAGAGAGGCTTGTCTAAGCTGGTTTACATGTCATCATCCCGATGCTTGAGTTTTTTTTGTTGAACATTTCAACTTATTCTATGTCACATTTTGCGGGATGACAGGTACTTAGGAGATGGAGGCACAGATGGAAGAAAACTGGGAATGAAACACCATTTGTTTACCAACAAGTAGCAAAATGCCTCGAAATTGGGTTACTCTGCAAGGAAATTGACCCATCCAAACGGCCTTATATATGGCATCTAATACATGTTATAAGAGAAGTTGAAGGTGCTAATGAAAAAATCAGCAATGCCTATGAACATACATTTGGACATGTAAGCTCGTAAGCTGCCCGGGAATGATTAGTTCGCTTTGGACTATTTAGCCCccaatttctttctttctttcttcttaacACACATATGTACTCCTGCTCCTTTAATGCAGATAAGCCCTTACTTGGAAGATGATATGCTTGGAATTGAGCCACTCCAACTACATTTTCCTTTTGAACTCAACAACCAGATGTCATGTGAAATTCAGCTAACCAATGATACAAACTCTTACATTGCCTTCAATATCGAAAATACAAGCCCCCTGTCATACCACACACAGCCGCAGAAAGGCATTATGCCACCACAGTCCAAGTGCAATGTTGACATAACAATGCAGCTGCAGGGAAAGGCACCAGGATATATGCATCGTGCAAATGAACTTATTGTGTGGAGCACCAAAGTGAATGATTGCATTGCAGTTGAGGATATAACTATGGGAATGTTCATTAATGATGCGGTCAGAGTTGTTGATGAGGTGAATTTGGATGTTGTTTTTGACGACAATGAGCCACAGGAATCAAGTGACAAAAGCAATGAGGTCAGCTCTCTAAGAATACTAAATTGCAAAGCCTCGTCTATTTTGCTTGTGTCTAGTGCAAATGATCTTTGATTGTAGTTAGAGTGCCAAATTGATAAATATCCAGCTCAATCTAATTTTTAACTATTTGATACCACAATATAATCAGTTGTCCTATTGTATGTAGATTAGATTGTCTTATGCTTCCTTGTCTTTTCTTTCATGAAGTATTAATTCAACAAATTATTTAACTGTTCATGAGTCAGAATTTTGTTTGTTCATAAGTCTCGCTAGTTGTGTTTGTGCATCGGTGCGTGATACTCGCACCTAGAATGAGGTGAGATGGAAATTAAGAAAGAGAACATTTTGTGAAGCTCTGTCCAATTAATTATAGGTAAGTCCAAATGTAACTTGTGTGCAATGAATAATGGTGCAAGCAAGAGTGATGTATGGAAGAAAAAAGCGTGCAAGACAAAAATCTAAGACATTCAAGGTATAGTTGAGATAAGTGAACTATTGGTTACGAGGGTGTCTCATGCTTTTTTGACCAAAACTATACATAACACTAATGCACCTGACTCCCAAGCAGGGGCCCGTGCGCGTGTGCATTGCACCAGCGTGGGTGTGAACGGCAACATGGTTTTAGTGTTTGTTGGGACGCGGTCAACGTGTTGGTCCCATCCACGTGACTCCCCCTTCTCTCTCATATTCCCTTTCCTCTCTTCGTGGGGTCCATACCTTTGTGCGCTCTCATTTTTTTCGGTTTTTCTGTGAAGCTCCAAAAGCTCATAGATAGAAATTTTTCATATTTGTTGAAATTAACACTTGAAAACAAATTAATTTTAGAATTTGGGGCAATAGCTTCCGAAAGTCGGTAGTGTAAAATCAGGAAAGTGCCAAAAATATAAACTTCCCTTTTTTGTATGTCGGAATTGATAGTACCCCCGCTTCCCGGTGTGTAACGGCTAGTTAGCCCTGCTCAGCATTGAATTAACTATTATTGTAAGTCTATGACTCCAGCACTTGTTTGTCACATCGGCTACTATGACCAAAAGAAGTGATTAGGATCTAGGATGCTACAGAATATGATATCTTACATTCAGTTTTTCGTAAAGAACCGCAATCTTGGAGAAGGTGTGGAGTATATATAAACTTTGATAGGTGAAGTGGTGGTTATGGTTCAATGGCACATGAATAATTACTGAGCCATGAGAAAAATTGGACCAAGTAGTTCACTTACTGATCTTCCACATGAAGTTCTATCAGATACAAGTATCCACTGGTTGGACTAACTCAGATCATATTATTATAGAAAACTAGGATACTTGCCCGCTCAAAATGCATGGGCAGCATCTTGAATTTAATTTAACTTTTTCATCAAAAAAACATTGATGTGTATTAATTTAATTGATTAAAAGGTGTGTAGCGTGATCTTTTTTTATTTTAGAAATGAAACCCAAcactttcatcaaatttggcaCCGACATCACGCACAAGCATCTTGCACCACAAAAAAATAtggattttttttgctatttttaacTATTTTACTGTTCGGCAGGAGTAGATGACCCTGGGTTCAGAGATGAATTATCGAGAAAACAACTTCTATCTTATGATATGTGATGTTGATGGAAAACATAAACTTAGATACAtatgtttttactttgcttttatttgaGATGCTTGTAAGATCAATGTTGCAGCTCTCCACTTAGTTGTAAAAGCGAACtggagttccatttttctaaaggAATAGTTTTGTGAAAGAGATCTAACCATTGCAAGTTTACAAAAACTGCTTACCAGAGACCGCTTCATCCCTTGCAACTAGTGTTGCCGTTCTTGTGGGTGGCaagggaggatgaggaggaggaagcgggGAGCGGCAAAATTTTACTAGTGTGAATCACAATATACTGTTACTAAATTCTTTATTCAAGAAATCTCACACACCGAGGAATATTTTTGAACTATTAAAAATGCAGTAATGATATGATTTCCATAAGAGTCCAAACTTAGCATCCCATCGTCCTTGGTTACATGGTTGTCTTCCCCGCGGCAGATGGCACGCAGCCTATTTTCCCAAACAAAAACGACATGGCCATGTCGTTCTTAATAGGAACAACATGTCCATGTGGTGGGGCGGCCCTAGTTATTGTCGTCGTACCTAAAGATGAGAAGGCATGTCAGCCGTACTGTAGTGATTTGCTTGTACGGTGAAGATGAGGGCTTTGTCTTATGTTCTTCTGGCACACAGCGTGGGAGTGTTGCCATTCTTGTGGGTGgcaagggaggaggaagaggggagtgACTACTGCCGAGTTGCATGACATGCGAGGGGCCGCTCGGATAGCTGGTGGCCATCATGGGCTGAACAGGGCTGGCAACACGGGCTGGGTGGTGTTCGATGCAGTGCTAGTAAACGTCTGCCCAAGACTGGCATTTAGAACTACTACCAATTTTCGAATACTAGTTGATCATGTAGTAGGCTAGTGGTCCCTATTGCTTATGGGACACTGATTAAATCTGCTTGGGTCCCTAGAATTATGGGAAAACACCTCTAGCAAATATGTGCTAGAGTTGCAAGTATACCTGCCTATGAATGCCATGGTATAAGATGCAAGTATTACCTGTCTAAAGTTTTAAAAAAGTATTAACTGTCTATGAATGCtattgtgtaaaattattcgaagcAAATATGCTGCCTACAATTTCCATTGTTCAAGAACAAACTACTGGTATTCTGATTTTGATACATTCAGGATGACCAAGAAAATGAAGAAGGTAGCCTGAGCAAGTCAGGAAAGGAATTAAAGAAGGTACTTGGTCGTTCTTCTGGACAAAATAAGTcggatgccgatgatgatgatgatgatgatgatgatgatgatgatgatgatgatgatgatgtaataATCCATTCACAGAGAgttaatatttatttttattttattgatATGGATTTCATTCTTCCCTTATGTCAGCAGGATGTATCTCCTGTGACAGAGGATGAGATCAGGACTGTTCTTCTTGGAGGGGCTTGTGTCACCACACAAGATTTAGTGTCCATATTTAAGTCTAGACTACGAGGTCCAGAGGTAGGATTCTTCAGCATTATTGTTGCAACTTTTAAGGCTGTTGCATTCTTTTTCACTAATTACTAATAATGATGCAGCATTTGTTCTAACCACGTATATTGAGAATTGCAGGCAGTCCTGTTTTGCGTTAACTCAGAATATTTTTTGAAGGATTTAGTTATGGTTTGTTAATTGTCACGCATGAAGACACCTCCAGTTTCTTGGACCTCGTTGATGGTGTGCCTCAGGGGATAGTCAGAATTTCTTATTTTTGATAATCACAAAGTGTCATTACTGAAGTGGGAATTGTCGGTTGGCAATttgaaacatactccctccgtcccaagatAAGTGCCTCAATTTTGTACTAgtgttagtacaaagttgtactaaggttaagacacttattttgggacggagggagtaggaacgAAGTTATTGCTGTTAGTGACTTGGCATCCAGACTTGGATACAGTCAGTTACACCGTCTGCAAGAGTGTCGTGCATTGGGGCATGAACGTTATGAGGCTCTTCATCCACCGCCTTCTGGTGATGCTATGGTTGGCTGGGTGCCTGGATGGAGAAGTCCGTCCATAGTCTACATCAGCGCCTGTGCTATTTGCTAATTTCGATCCCAACTTTATCACATCTAATTTTGGTAGTACTATTTATATTGTTAAAAAAATCTCATGTTGTTGAAAAAACAGTTGTGGGAATAGTTCTAGTGGAAAGAAAACATGTTTCTTTGATGTAACTTGCTAGGCAAAGCTTTAAAATTCATAGAAGAAATCATGTAAACCTCAAAATTGGGTTGTGTTTTGCACTCGCTAAATGTTTAGTCCTTCTCTGTAACCAGAAGTGTCTATCATGCTCTTTCTACCAGTTGTTTAGTTGACAACCCAATTCGTTTCTTGATCTCATTTTGTCTTGCATCGCAGTACAAGAACGCCTTTGCTGAAATTCTGAAGAAAATTGCGACGATACGGAAGACTAATGGCTACAAATATGTCGTCCTCAGAGAGGATAAGAAATGATGAGCTCAAAAGTGGAGATTTCCTTCATTGCGAAGCTTCCTCTTGTGTCTTTCTAGGGATAATAGTTTTGTATTATATTCGGTCTTCTGACAAGTGTATGACGAACTTCTACTGCAGCTTGCTTGTAGAAATCAAATAACGATAGGTGCTATGTTGTCATTTCCTGGAGTTATTCTAGAAGAAGTTGGGAATTACAAGGTTACGATGATGTGTGAGAAGAGGTATATTGATGCCAGGACAGTGTTTTCTGTTTGACCAGGTTCTTTAAACCTATGAATCCAAAGTGTAAAATCTAGAACGATGTTCCTAAGAGTAAAGTTTCATTGTGTTACTCAGTACAGTTTTttttttgttgttgcaattttcGAGTCCCATGTCACCCAAAGAATAGTGAGCGTCCCTAGCAGCTATAGGGTCTCTACCTATTtacccctaataataaagcaaataatgCTTCTAGTGGTACTTCATAAGATTTGCCCCCAAAATTGCCAATAATTACCCTCATGCCGCCGGTAGGTGGGAAAATGATTCCTTTTTCTTTTTACAATTCGCTACACAGGACTTGGTTTATTACCAGGCGGCGGAAGCGGACTAGGAGCACTCGGCAGCGCAGCAGCCTAAAATCCTGCCAGCTACCCTAGTCGCTCGGGATCAGTGCCACTTTTGACGAAATGTTTTGTTACGTGTGAATACACAATCCACGCGTAGAAAGAAACAGTTTGTACATGTACTGCTCCATTAAGGCGAACACAGAAGAGTTAAGAGCGGGCAGCAGGAGGCTCGGTGCGGCACTATTTgtacacgaacacgtcaccgtgtacctccaacgccgagggtgatgcaccgcagctcacgtcgaaggagacccgtccggaagtgcggtacgcaagcaatctggCAGGCGCTTTTCAGGACCCAAAACCCCACGCGCCTGGGCGGGACCCCGTCAGggtgcgcggcggctatgggctgccctaggtcaaccTGATCGCCTCTAGGGACtcaaggttcgccgccctgcaatgaagaagaacgaacgaagaacgaggaaggagaagaacaagggagaagataaaagtaaaggtaaaagatgatagattgatttgttcgattgagTGTTGTCCAATCGGccatcacctctcatctatttatgaggcggccggacttcccgtacaagaaaaggactcaaaatCTCGTTCAAATCCTTCCAAAATTAGCCGAACTCGGATTAGGTATGTCTGAGACAGTAGTTTGGTTTTTGTGTTTCACAGGCCAAATACGACCTCGGATGAAGATGTACCCAAAAGACAATTTCACAGTTTCGACGAGATGAACATCTGTCGTGTTGAACATTTTTCGATTCGAAGTCGTCCTGTGGGCTGAAACGCTCGCGCAATATAAACAATTGGTGGCGCTACCTATGAGATATATGTCTTACTGGGCAGGCGACTTTTTGCCTCGTGGGAGGGCTGCACTGGAATGACTCTAACTTTTACATACGACTTCAGATTGAGACGATTGTTATATCAAAACCGACCATTTCGACAAGACGAAGACAATTTGTGTAGAAAGTTTTCTCATTTGAGGCCGTCCTTGAGGCATAATCGGCCAAACAGTGCTctggatacaaaatctcagtattgcGAACACAACTTGAtcttcgagatgagatcggatggcgatggcccaaacttcaaagatgttcatatggACAATACATAACTtcttcatgtagatcacttctccatttgaggccatcttaattaagttcttaaccgtgccaaaatctgatgtGAACACATGTCCCCTTGTTTTTTTGGCAAAaattgtgtgccgaaaaataacttgcacgaagTTTGTTCTAAGGATGATGGCAACAGTCCATAGGCCATTTGTATGTGCTTAGGGCGATAAGTATATATCAACCATCTATATGCTTAGCGCGATAATTATATATCGGCAATTTCCCATTGCTTACTTGAACTTTGTTGATGCGAACTTGTGTGGAATTTCCTCAACTCATTGCTTAGTTTTAAAACACTCGAAAAGAATAGCATCAATAGTCCGGCAATAAAACTGTATATACCAATGTGCATCGCAAAGTCTTTCGCCGAACCATCGTGTCCACCCCGTCGCTAGGATCTTACAGATAATCAATAATGAGCTTTCTTTCGCCTGTATAAAAATTGCATTAGTGGCCGAAGTGATGAGCTCCAATTCGGCCACTTCGGCCTTACCTACATTGGTGAGAATAAGCATCGACTATTGATAGATCTATGCAATACACCATGATTAgcatagtagccggatgcttgctgtgccaacttgTTTTGTcttcaattgtcatgtctagatatatgagaaGTATTAAAGCAATCCAAGGTAAATTTTACATCTAGACATACCTCAAAATAaattataagtgattcgtcaaaacgttgataacccttggatatttgttgcacttcTCATAACGAATACCGAACGCATCAATATGTGCAGCACCTATATGGAAACCAAAGGCTTCTCTCGCTTTCCAATCGAACTAAGGACAATGTTCAGATACTacaccgtgttggggaacgtagtatttcaaaaaatatcctacgatcacacaagatctatctaggagaagcatagcaacgagcggggagagtgtgtccacgtaccctcgtagaccgaaagcgaaagcgtttagtaacacggtttatgtagtcgaacgtcttcatgattcaaccgatccaagcaccgaacgtacggcacctccgtgttcagcacacgttcagctcgatgacgtccctcgtactcttgatccagttgaggccgagggagatttccgtcagcatgatggcgtggtgacggtgatgatgaagttaccggcgcagggcttcgcctaagcactacgacgatatgaccgaggtgtgtaactgtggaaggggcaccacacacggctaagataagacttgtgtgcctttggggtgccacCCTCCCAcgcatataaaggaggggggaaagaggtggccggcccaaggggggcgcaccaggtttggggagtcctactaggactccctagtccaagtaggattcccctcctctttccttttccggagtagcaaagggggaaggagagggagagtaggagagggaaaggggggggcgcccccaccccttgtccaattcggactgacaaggggggggcgccacctcctggccggccctctttcttctccactaaggcccatgatggcccattagcttcccgaggggggggggggtttctggtaacccccggtactccgaaactcatctgaaacatccggaactattccggtgtccgaatgtgaccttccaatatatgaatatttacctctcaaacatttcgagactcctcgtcatgtcagtgatctcatctcggactccgaacaaacttcggtcatcaaatcacataactcataatacaaattgtcatcgaacgttaagcgtgcggaccctacgggttcgagaactatgtagacatgaccgagacacatctccgttcaataactaatagaggaacctggatgctcatattggctcctacatattctct
Protein-coding regions in this window:
- the LOC123166224 gene encoding G-type lectin S-receptor-like serine/threonine-protein kinase At4g11900 isoform X2, whose protein sequence is MDLQFLERILDGREKPTNLSFTLLKSITQNFSDDREIGHGGFATVYKGVLPNGNVAVKRIRNSHSINEALFYREVDSLLNVEHKNVVRFLGFCASTEQTAIQIKGSKQHIYAEVRERLLCFEYISNGSLQKYITDELRGLEWNTRYKIIRGICEGLHHLHKEKQIYHMDLKPDNILLDNDMVPKITDFGLSRLDEKSKTMSEERHGSLGYCAPEYLHQGKMSFKSDMYSLGVIIIELVTGQKAIPNNNNNVLRRWRHRWKKTGNETPFVYQQVAKCLEIGLLCKEIDPSKRPYIWHLIHVIREVEGANEKISNAYEHTFGHISPYLEDDMLGIEPLQLHFPFELNNQMSCEIQLTNDTNSYIAFNIENTSPLSYHTQPQKGIMPPQSKCNVDITMQLQGKAPGYMHRANELIVWSTKVNDCIAVEDITMGMFINDAVRVVDEVNLDVVFDDNEPQESSDKSNEDDQENEEGSLSKSGKELKKVLGRSSGQNKSDADDDDDDDDDDDDDDDDDDVSPVTEDEIRTVLLGGACVTTQDLVSIFKSRLRGPEYKNAFAEILKKIATIRKTNGYKYVVLREDKK
- the LOC123166224 gene encoding G-type lectin S-receptor-like serine/threonine-protein kinase At4g11900 isoform X1; this encodes MDLQFLERILDGREKPTNLSFTLLKSITQNFSDDREIGHGGFATVYKGVLPNGNVAVKRIRNSHSINEALFYREVDSLLNVEHKNVVRFLGFCASTEQTAIQIKGSKQHIYAEVRERLLCFEYISNGSLQKYITDELRGLEWNTRYKIIRGICEGLHHLHKEKQIYHMDLKPDNILLDNDMVPKITDFGLSRLDEKSKTMSEERHGSLGYCAPEYLHQGKMSFKSDMYSLGVIIIELVTGQKAIPNNNNNVLRRWRHRWKKTGNETPFVYQQVAKCLEIGLLCKEIDPSKRPYIWHLIHVIREVEGANEKISNAYEHTFGHISPYLEDDMLGIEPLQLHFPFELNNQMSCEIQLTNDTNSYIAFNIENTSPLSYHTQPQKGIMPPQSKCNVDITMQLQGKAPGYMHRANELIVWSTKVNDCIAVEDITMGMFINDAVRVVDEVNLDVVFDDNEPQESSDKSNEDDQENEEGSLSKSGKELKKVLGRSSGQNKSDADDDDDDDDDDDDDDDDDQDVSPVTEDEIRTVLLGGACVTTQDLVSIFKSRLRGPEYKNAFAEILKKIATIRKTNGYKYVVLREDKK